In Gossypium arboreum isolate Shixiya-1 chromosome 6, ASM2569848v2, whole genome shotgun sequence, the following are encoded in one genomic region:
- the LOC108486566 gene encoding uncharacterized protein LOC108486566 gives MASQKLTEYERQRLENIKRNAEMVAALKLHSKAATLSAATAKRHRTKTYKTSPEKKPKTETPIVIRRSLRTRGMPPDSKGLPDDFSDNFDKTPKSVSVIKPQSPRVLGPISMVDAFSGDDETESNKMLVGTILSIAKETQVGVSVKDVKDEIFSEKGALGSCKSEGFESLGTEKVDESLSGKRKLVKGVVKNEYLDSLVKIEKSDQWLESLDLKPENVARLLPGRIMVVKFFPCSSVRMIAAGNKFGNIAFWNVDSNNEKEDGIYLYRPHTGPISGILIHQHSMSKIYSSCYDGFIRLMDAEKEVFDLVHSCDDTIFSLSQQPNNSETLYFAEGRGGLKVWDIRTGKSSKNWMLHEDRINTINFNSQNPNIMATSSTDGTACIWDLRSMSGHKLKTLKTVSHSRAVHSAYFSPSGSSLATTSLDNKVGIISGVNFEDACMIYHDNWTGRWLSSFRGIWGWDDSYIFIGNMKRGVDVISPSQKRSVMTLQSPEMSAIPCRFDAHPYEIGMLAGATSGGQVYLWTPC, from the exons ATGGCGTCTCAGAAACTAACAGAGTATGAACGTCAAAGGCTCGAAAACATAAAGAGAAACGCCGAAATGGTGGCCGCACTCAAGCTCCACTCAAAAGCAGCCACTCTTTCAGCCGCCACCGCCAAACGCCACAG GACGAAAACGTATAAAACGAGTCCAGAGAAAAAACCCAAGACGGAAACCCCTATCGTAATTCGACGGTCGTTGAGGACGAGAGGTATGCCGCCGGATTCAAAAGGTTTGCCTGATGACTTTTCTGACAATTTCGATAAAACCCCAAAATCCGTTAGCGTTATAAAGCCGCAATCGCCTCGTGTTTTGGGTCCTATTAGTATGGTAGATGCTTTTAGTGGAGATGATGAAACGGAGTCTAACAAAATGCTGGTTGGGACAATTTTGAGTATTGCAAAGGAGACCCAAGTTGGTGTTTCGGTTAAGGATGTTAAAGATGAGATTTTTAGTGAGAAAGGAGCTTTGGGTTCTTGCAAAAGTGAGGGTTTTGAATCACTAGGTACAGAAAAGGTTGATGAGAGTTTGAGTGGAAAAAGGAAGTTGGTCAAGGGTGTGGTtaaaaatgagtatttggataGTTTAGTTAAGATTGAGAAGAGTGATCAATGGCTGGAATCGTTGGATTTGAAACCGGAAAATGTAGCACGGCTTTTGCCTGGAAGGATTATGGTGGTTAAGTTTTTCCCTTGCAGTAGTGTGAGGATGATTGCAGCTGGGAACAAATTTGGGAATATTGCATTTTGGAATGTGGATTCTAACAATGAAAAGGAAGATGGCATATATCTTTATCGCCCGCATACTGGCCCCATTTCTGGGATTTTGATTCATCAACATTCGATGTCAAAG ATTTATAGCAGCTGCTATGATGGCTTTATTCGATTAATGGATGCTGAGAAGGAAGTTTTTGATCTGGTGCATTCTTGTGATGATACCATATTTTCCCTCTCTCAACAGCCTAATAATTCGGAGACCTTATATTTCGCTGAGGGTCGTGGAGGATTGAAGGTTTGGGATATTCGGACTGGGAAGTCCAGTAAAAACTGGATGCTTCATGAAGATAGGATCAACACCATAAACTTCAACTCGCAAAATCCCAACATAATGGCAACCAGTTCAACGGATGGAACTGCTTGCATTTGGGATTTAAGGAGTATGAGCGGCCATAAACTGAAAACCTTAAAGACTGTGAGCCATAGTAGGGCTGTTCATTCCGCTTACTTCTCTCCCTCTGGAAGCTCTCTTGCGACCACAAG tttGGACAACAAGGTGGGTATAATAAGTGGAGTTAATTTTGAGGACGCTTGTATGATATACCATGATAATTGGACTGGGAGGTGGCTTTCCAGTTTCAG AGGTATATGGGGGTGGGATGATTCATACATCTTCATTGGCAACATGAAAAGAGGTGTTGATGTAATCTCTCCATCACAAAAGAGAAGTGTTATGACTTTGCAGAGTCCAGAAATGTCTGCAATTCCATGCAGATTTGATGCGCACCCATATGAAATTGGGATGTTAGCAGGAGCCACCAGTGGGGGTCAAGTTTATCTATGGACACCATGTTAA
- the LOC108484718 gene encoding uncharacterized protein LOC108484718, producing MPPRASKRKSAPPNSSTVTSSDGRSVSSKAKTKGMEKIDRLFNSYANSSLGVIDPDGIEALCSDLGVDYTDVRILMLAWKLKAGKQGYFTQDEWRTGMKALGVDSLSKLKKALCELEIEVGKPTNYEDFYTYAFRYCLTEEKQKSLDIDSICELLNLVLGAQFRPQVDVLVEYLKVQSDYKVINLDQWINFLRFCQEISFPDLGNYDSALAWPLILDNFVEWMRQKHS from the exons ATGCCACCTCGCGCATCTAAGCGAAAATCGGCCCCACCCAACTCCTCAACCGTCACATCATCCGACGGCCGTTCTG TCTCAAGTAAAGCTAAAACAAAGGGGATGGAGAAAATAGATCGTTTGTTCAATTCATATGCCAATAGTTCATTAGGCGTGATTGA TCCAGATGGTATTGAAGCGCTCTGTTCAGATCTAGGAGTGGACTACACTGATGTGAGGATATTGATGCTTGCTTG GAAATTAAAAGCTGGAAAGCAGGGCTATTTCACCCAG GATGAGTGGCGAACTGGCATGAAAGCATTGGGGGTCGATTCACTTAGCAAACTGAAAAAGGCACTTTGCGAACTGGAGATTGAG GTGGGGAAGCCAACGAACTATGAGGATTTCTATACCTATGCATTTCGATACTGCCTAACAG AGGAGAAGCAAAAGAGCTTGGACATTGACAGCATCTGTGAATTGTTGAATCTTGTTCTGGGAGCTCAATTTCGTCCTCAAGTTGATGTACTAGTCGAGTATTTAAAG GTCCAGAGTGATTACAAAGTAATAAACTTGGACCAGTGGAtaaattttctccgtttttgccAAGAG ATTAGTTTTCCAGATCTTGGAAATTATGATTCAGCCCTAGCTTGGCCGTTGATTCTCGACAATTTCGTCGAATGGATGAGACAAAAGCATAGCTAG